In the Nocardioides panaciterrulae genome, CCACCCGCTCGTCCACCGCCGAGAGGTCCGTGGTGGGCAGGTCGTGGGCGAACCGGGGGGAGGCCGGGTGCGTCGGCACCGTCCCCAGGTCGGTGCGCTCGCGGAACGAGACGACCGCGCCGCGGCTGTGCCCGGTGGCGTCCTCGCGCGGGCGCACCGTCATGTCGAACCAGCCCGAGGTGCCCGGCGCCGCGCACGGCGTGAGCAGGGTGGCGGGAGTCGTCAGCTCACCGCGCAGGGCGCGTCTCACGAGCTCGCCGGCGCGCCGGGCGACCGGGTCCTCACCGGCCCGCGCGCAGACCTCCAGGTAGGAGACCCCGGGCCCGCTGCGATCGACCGCGCCGCCGTTGCCGCGGCAGAAGTCCAGCCACGCCTCGTTGACCGCGACGATCCGGCCGTCGTGGTCGAGTACCGCGGTCTGGACCGGCGGCGCGGCGGGGACCGGCGGCGCGTGTGCCACGTCCGCGACCCGTGGCTCGTGATCGGTCATCATCGTCCCCACCCCCGCGGCGGTCGACAACCCCGCCCCGACGGACTGTTCCCTGCTCGCATGCCCATTCCCGAGCTCCCTCCCGGCGTGCGATGGAGCCGCCAGGAGCAGGGGCGACCGTGTCCCTCCGGGGTCCGGGGAGGCTAGTGGTGACAGTACTCCCCGGAATCGCGCCGGTGAAGGCAGAATGACTGAGACCTGCTGCAGCCGGCAGGCGGTGAACTGGCGCGACCCCGGGGTCGCGCGCTCGGGCAGGGCGCCAGGCTCCAGGGGCCAGGGGGACCTGATGTACGACCACGCGCTGTTCGTCAAGACCGTCGCCACGTTCAGCGGCCGGCTGCTGGAGTCCTACGACTCCGACATCGACGTGGACGCCGTGCTCCGGGACCTGATGGGCAGCTTCGTGGCGATCTTCGACCTGGCCGGGGCGGGGATGGGGCTGGCCGAGGACGGGACGATGCGCACCACCACCGGCGTCCCGGAGCAGATCTCGGCGCTGGAGGACGTCCAGCATCAGCACCAGGTCGGTCCGTGCATGGCGGCGTTCCGCGAGGGACGGGTGGTCGTGGTCGACGACCTCACGGCGTACGCCGACCGGTGGCCGGCGTACGCCGCGGTCGCGGCCCGCCTGGGCATGACCACCGTGGTCGGCCTGCCGTTGCAGCTGGCCGGCCACCAGGTCGGGGCCGTCAACCTCTACTCCGGTGAGCACCGGGACTGGCCGGCCGAGGACCTCGAGGCCGCGCAGGTGCTCGCCGACCTGATCACCGGCTACCTGGTCACCGGCTCGAAGCTGCGCCAGCAGGAGCAGCTGACCGAGCAGCTGCAGCACGCCCTGGACGCGCGGACCGTGATCGAGCAGGCCAAGGGCGTGGTCGCCGCCAGCAACGGTGTGGGTGTGGACGAGGCCTTCGAGCTGATCCGGCGGCACGCCCGCACCCATCACGTGACCGTCCGCGAGCTCTCCGAGGCGATCGTCGAGCTCGGGCTGCGGCTGTAGCGCCCGGGCCGGTCACGACCGGTCGTCGGAGCCGCCGAGGCCCACCTGGACGGCGTTGACGAGCATCCGGGCCACGAACCCCACCAGCACCAGGTCGCCGAGCATCTGGATGGTCGCGACCGCCCGGGCCGCCTCGGAGACCGCGGCGATGTCGCCGAAGCCGACGGTGGCGAAGACCGTCACGGTGAAGTACATCGAGTCCAGCCGGGTCAGCGGCTCGGTGAAGTCCGCCGGGTCGGCGCGGCCCATCACGTAGTAGACCGTGGCGAAGACGACGAAGAACAGGATCAGCCCGAGCACCAGCGCCTCCACCCCACGCACCCGCGGGAACGGCGAGCGGGTGATCTCGCGCAGCTGCCAGCCCAGCACCACGGCGACCAGCACCAGCCCGGCCCCGAGGGCCAGCCACGACCGGCCGTCGAGCCGGGTCATCGGCAGCAGGAAGTACGCCGCGCCGATGGCGAGCGCGACCGCCGAGGACCTGGCCAGCGAGATCACCGCCGCACGCCGGGCCGCGGGCGGCGCCACCGGACCGGTGCCGGTCACCGTCGTACCGGGGTGCATGGTCCGAGTAGACGCCGTCGTACGCCGGGGTGGTCTCACCCGCAGCGGGTGATGTGACCGGGAGCGTGCCGCCGGACGCTAGGGGTGTCCGAGTGTGTGCGCAGACGACAGGAGCTCGTCATGTCCGAGACCCAGATGGGATCCACGACCCCCTCGACGAACCCCACTGCGGGCCCGTCGACCCAGATGCCCCCGGCGGCCACCGCGGAGCCGGTCCACCGGGGCCCCGAGCCGACCGGCTGGGTCGGCTGGATCATGTTCGCCGCGGTGATGATGCTGATGCTCGGGATGTTCCACGCCATCGCCGGGCTGGTGGCGCTCTTCCAGGACTCCTACTACCTGG is a window encoding:
- a CDS encoding potassium channel family protein — protein: MHPGTTVTGTGPVAPPAARRAAVISLARSSAVALAIGAAYFLLPMTRLDGRSWLALGAGLVLVAVVLGWQLREITRSPFPRVRGVEALVLGLILFFVVFATVYYVMGRADPADFTEPLTRLDSMYFTVTVFATVGFGDIAAVSEAARAVATIQMLGDLVLVGFVARMLVNAVQVGLGGSDDRS
- a CDS encoding GAF and ANTAR domain-containing protein, coding for MTETCCSRQAVNWRDPGVARSGRAPGSRGQGDLMYDHALFVKTVATFSGRLLESYDSDIDVDAVLRDLMGSFVAIFDLAGAGMGLAEDGTMRTTTGVPEQISALEDVQHQHQVGPCMAAFREGRVVVVDDLTAYADRWPAYAAVAARLGMTTVVGLPLQLAGHQVGAVNLYSGEHRDWPAEDLEAAQVLADLITGYLVTGSKLRQQEQLTEQLQHALDARTVIEQAKGVVAASNGVGVDEAFELIRRHARTHHVTVRELSEAIVELGLRL